Within the Desulfosalsimonas propionicica genome, the region GATAGTGAGCATCCGTCCATGCCGGCCCCGGCCCTTGCCCCTGCATCCCTGTTTATGCGTCTGAACCTGCCGCGCCTGCTGGCCCGTTACCGAATCCGGTGCGCGGCAGAGGGAGACTGCATGGCATATTTCATTGTCAGCCGGGCCAGCGGCAGGGAAATCTCCCGGGACCTGATGATTTCCCTGAACCGCTTTTCCCGGCGAATCGAAATCATCCGGTTTTATCCCCAGTTTTACACCCGGCCGGACACCAAATTTTTTTCCGCCGCCAGTCTTTATCTGATGATTCATCATTTTGCGCAGTTTTTCAGGATTGCCGAAGCGCATCAGGTTTTTGTCCGCACGCGGCCGGAGATCTACGCCCGGTTTTACCGATCCCTCCTGGATTTCAATTTCCATCCCGTCTTTGAGATGGCCGGCACCATCGATCTGGCTGCTGATTACGTCAGATCCGATATTGACACCTCCATGGTGGCGTCAGTGCCTTCTGCAGACCAGCACGCTGCATTCATGGTCGCCTGAACCCACGGACACCGGATCAGATATTTTTTGCAGCTGGTCTCCCGAGCCCTTGCGCATTGTGGCATCATGGTATGGAACCATGCCATTTATCTGGATAAGAAAGGTTTGTCGTATGACCCTGTCACCGGAGAAAAACCCGAGCCCGATTTTTCCGGAGAATTTGCTTGAAAATGCGGATGCGTCGCCGGCAGATTCCATTTGCTGGCGTATCGCCCATGTGAAAAGCCGCAGGGAAAAAGCCCTGGCCGGCTACCTGGCCGATCGCGGCATCGGCTATTTTCTTCCCATGGTCCGGCGCCGGCAGTCTTCGGCCAAACGGGAGCGCTACAGCCTGTTGCCATTGTTTCCGGGTTATTTGTTTTTTACGGCAGATGAGCCCGGCCGGTACACGGCCCTGCGCTCCAATCAGATCGCCCGGGTCATTGATGTTTCAGACCCGGTTACCCTGGTGCAGGAACTCCGCGGTATCCACCAGGCCCTTTGCTCGGGGCTTCCGGTTTTTCCGGCGGATTTTCTGCATCCGGGCAGGCGCGTGCGTGTCATCAAGGGCCCGTTAAAGGATGTTGAAGGCGTGGTGGTGCGCACGGACAAACACTTTCGCCTTGTGCTTTCGGTGACCAGCATCATGCAGTCGGTCTCGGTTGAGTTGGATTCGGACATGGTTGAGCCGGTTTAGGACGGCTCAAACCTTGATGACGCCGTAAAAAATTCAATATCTGCGTTACACGCAATTTCTCAGAATTTCACGTACGGATAAGTACGCTGTATTCTTTGAAATTGCGCAAGCCTTGATCTTGAATTTTCTACAGCGCCATCTGAAATCAGACTTTTTACAGGCGCATCAAACCTTGATTTTTGAATTTAAGTTGATGGCGGCACTAAAGACCCGTTTTTTTCATCCGAAAGGCAATAATTAAAGTTTGATCCCGGCTTGCCGGTCTTGATTTACCTCTGTGGCTGTGGTATTTATTACGATTGATGAAACGGTTTTGCACCCACTACTGCAAGACAAATCTGCCAACTGGACCGTGTAATTGAAAATCCGGGTTTCCAAAAACTTTTTTATCATTTTCTGCCTTGATATTTTATTGCTGATGGCCGCGCATTATGGCGCCTACCTTGTGCGTTTTGACTTCAGTGTTTCAAGCCGGGAGTTTGCGCCGTTTTTTACTCTTCTGCCCTATGTACTGCTCATAAAGATCGCCGCGTTTTATTGTTTTGATCTTTACAGCGGTATGTGGCGATATACCAGCTTAAATGATCTTTTCAACGTCATTAAGGCTTCCACTGCCGCCAGTGTTGCCCTGATCTTGTTTGTGCTGGCCAGATACCGCTTTGAAGGCTTTTCCAGGTCAGTTTTTTTGATTGATTACTGCTTTACTTTGATTGCCATTGCCGGGGTTCGCGTGGCCGCCCGGGTGATTTTTGAGCAGTCGGCGCGCCGGGCCGGGACAAAGGCGCTGTTTCAAAATCTGGTCAGGGTCTTGAGAGAAAAAAAGAGTGCGCCGCACAGAATCCTGATCATTGGTGCGGGCGACTGCGGGGAAAAAATTCTGCGCGAAATCAAGGACAATGCCTCGATTCGATACGAGGTGGTGGGTTTTCTTGATGATGATCGGGTTAAAAAGGGCAGAAAAATTCACGGGGTGCCGGTTTTGGACAAGATTTCCCGGCTTCCCAGGGTTGTTGACCGGCTGGGGGTTTCTGATGTGGTCATTGCCATTCCCTCGGCGGACGCGGCAAGAATCCGCTCCATTGTTGAGCTGTGCAAGTACTGCAGTATCAAGTTCAAAACCGTGCCGGGCATGGGCGAGCTCATCGACGGCCGGGTCACGGTCAACGCCATCCGGGATGTGGAGTTCCGGGATTTGCTCGGCAGAAAGCCTGTGGAACTGGATCAGGAACAAATCGGGGCGTTTTTAAAGGGCAAGACCGTTTTTGTCTCCGGAGCCGGCGGTTCCATCGGCAGGGGGTTGTGCCGGCAGATCTGCCGGTTTGCGCCGTCAAAGATCATTCTTTTTGAATGGGCGGAAAGCCCGTTGTATGAAATCGACCTTGAATTGCGGCGCAATTATCCCAATGT harbors:
- a CDS encoding transcription termination/antitermination NusG family protein — protein: MTLSPEKNPSPIFPENLLENADASPADSICWRIAHVKSRREKALAGYLADRGIGYFLPMVRRRQSSAKRERYSLLPLFPGYLFFTADEPGRYTALRSNQIARVIDVSDPVTLVQELRGIHQALCSGLPVFPADFLHPGRRVRVIKGPLKDVEGVVVRTDKHFRLVLSVTSIMQSVSVELDSDMVEPV
- a CDS encoding polysaccharide biosynthesis protein — encoded protein: MAAHYGAYLVRFDFSVSSREFAPFFTLLPYVLLIKIAAFYCFDLYSGMWRYTSLNDLFNVIKASTAASVALILFVLARYRFEGFSRSVFLIDYCFTLIAIAGVRVAARVIFEQSARRAGTKALFQNLVRVLREKKSAPHRILIIGAGDCGEKILREIKDNASIRYEVVGFLDDDRVKKGRKIHGVPVLDKISRLPRVVDRLGVSDVVIAIPSADAARIRSIVELCKYCSIKFKTVPGMGELIDGRVTVNAIRDVEFRDLLGRKPVELDQEQIGAFLKGKTVFVSGAGGSIGRGLCRQICRFAPSKIILFEWAESPLYEIDLELRRNYPNVSVIAHLGDVQHIREIENVFDRFSPEIVFHAAAYKHVPMLEAHPWKAVENNIMGTENMVDVADRYGCEKFVFVSTDKAVNPANIMGASKRVSEMIVQHKSMAGNSATRFVTVRFGNVIGSAGSVIPLFKKQIKNGGPVTVTHPEVVRYFMLIPEACQLILQAGAMGKGGEIFILEMGAPVKIAEMARDLIRFSGFEPDVDIKIEYVGLRPGEKLYEELMTDHENVVATDHAKIMVLNCASVDVEILDPYFAMLKQAARQRNQSAIRQYLQSILPEYSCSGQASMFSAEPKKPHEITT